In Trifolium pratense cultivar HEN17-A07 linkage group LG7, ARS_RC_1.1, whole genome shotgun sequence, a genomic segment contains:
- the LOC123897125 gene encoding probable beta-1,3-galactosyltransferase 2, protein MSWKSRGEIVPRNFMSQKWMIFLCIASFCAGMFFTNRMWTIPEPKGLARTTAMEAEQLNVVSEGCNTRILQEKEVKRVIKGDFKTHKTLENLDKTISNLEMELASAKATQESLRNGAPVSEDIKINASTGRRKYLMVIGINTAFSSRKRRDSVRATWMPQGEKRKKLEEEKGIIIRFVIGHGATTGGILDRAIEAEDSKHGDFLRLDHVEGYLELSAKTKTYFATAVNLWDADFYIKVDDDVHVNIATLGETLIRHRSKPRVYIGCMKSGPVLAQKGVRYHEPEYWKFGETGNKYFRHATGQLYAVSNDLATYISTNKNVLHKYANEDVSLGAWFIGLDVEHIDDRRLCCGTTDCEWKAQAGNACVASFDWTCSGICRSAERIKEVHKKCGEGEKALWSASF, encoded by the exons ATGAGTTGGAAAAGTAGAGGAGAGATTGTTCCTAGAAATTTTATGTCTCAGAAATGGATGATTTTCTTGTGTATTGCAAGTTTCTGTGCTGGAATGTTCTTCACCAACAG GATGTGGACTATTCCTGAACCTAAAGGACTTGCAAGGACAACAGCAATGGAAGCTGAACAATTAAATGTAGTTTCAGAGGGTTGTAATACAAGAATT ttgCAAGAGAAGGAAGTGAAGCGCGTAATTAAAGGCGATTTCAAGACACATAAAACCTTAGA AAATTTGGATAAGACTATTTCAAATTTGGAAATGGAATTAGCTTCTGCTAAAGCAACTCAAGAATCTCTAAGAAATGGTGCACCTGTATCAGAAGATATTAAGATAAATGCATCAACTGGTAGGAGAAAGTACTTAATGGTTATAGGAATTAACACTGCTTTTAGTAGCAGAAAAAGAAGAGACTCGGTTCGTGCCACTTGGATGCCACAAG gtgagaaaagaaagaagctAGAGGAAGAGAAAGGCATTATCATCCGTTTTGTAATTGGACACGG TGCCACGACTGGAGGTATCCTAGATAGAGCTATCGAAGCAGAAGATAGTAAACATGGAGATTTCCTGAGACTG GATCATGTTGAAGGATACCTTGAATTGTCAGCAAAAACAAAGACCTACTTTGCCACTGCTGTTAACTTGTGGGATGCTGACTTTTATATCAaagttgatgatgatgttcATGTAAATATAG CAACACTTGGAGAAACACTAATTAGACATCGTTCGAAACCGCGAGTATACATCGGATGCATGAAATCTGGACCGGTTCTTGCTCAAAA AGGAGTAAGGTACCATGAACCAGAATATTGGAAATTCGGCGAGACAGGAAACAAGTACTTTCGTCATGCGACAGGACAATTGTATGCTGTTTCAAATGATCTTGCTACATATATTTCAACAAACAA GAATGTTCTTCACAAATATGCAAATGAAGATGTTTCATTAGGAGCTTGGTTTATTGGACTTGATGTGGAGCATATAGACGATCGTAGACTATGTTGTGGTACAACAG ATTGTGAATGGAAGGCCCAAGCAGGAAATGCTTGTGTTGCTTCATTTGATTGGACATGCAGTGGAATTTGTAGGTCAGCTGAAAGGATTAAAGAAGTTCACAAAAAATGTGGAGAAGGTGAGAAAGCCTTATGGAGTGCTTCTTTCTAG
- the LOC123898420 gene encoding uncharacterized protein LOC123898420, with the protein MKHRTRPTLPNNFHKFLKPGALARIRDSKITARSHRLNSLSQISNYRLQSTPPPSSSTDQTQTTASDGFPFFVSGIYGPRCPQRKKLVAAKSVFFVPGSPAADSADLVVDSFGGGGDIIAAN; encoded by the coding sequence ATGAAGCACAGAACAAGACCTACCTTACCTAACAACTTCCACAAATTCCTTAAACCCGGCGCACTCGCACGGATCCGCGACTCAAAAATAACCGCCAGATCTCACCGTCTCAATTCCCTCTCTCAGATCTCAAACTACCGTTTACAATCCACACCGCCGCCGTCATCTTCAACCGATCAGACTCAAACCACCGCATCCGACGGTTTTCCTTTCTTCGTCTCCGGGATCTACGGTCCTCGTTGTCCACAGAGAAAGAAACTCGTCGCTGCTAAGTCAGTTTTCTTTGTTCCTGGTAGTCCTGCCGCTGATTCCGCCGATCTTGTTGTGGACTCTTTCGGCGGCGGAGGCGATATTATCGCTGCTAATTAA